The region tttactgtgtaaataaaatcttttctttgaaattgaactgcaattgaaaaaaaaaatttaagacatTTTTTATAAGGTTAAAAGGTTAACTTTATTacaatttggacttatttgattattttcaatGGTATAGAGAcaaaattgatccatttaataatagaggaaCTATTTTGATCCGGTCCCTATAGTACTTTGATCCGGTCCCTATAGTACTTTAACCATTTAACTATTTAATAATAGCTCACCTGAATGAATGTATGACCCTGGCAATCATCTACTTCCAAGATGGAGGCCATGTTTCCACATCGATAGCAATAATTTGGCGCACTAAATATAGTAACGACCTTTTGTTCCTGTGAAAGAAACGACATCAGTTGCACGAATCTCATATCAGAACTCGGATTTTCTGGCCAAAGCATCTAAATAGGGTAAGTACTAACATGACCCCAATTGTATCCTTCCATGACCAGCTGATGAGCCCTAGCAATCAGCTTCAAACTGTTTGTATGGTTAAATTGCTCAGATATGTCCTGAAGATGACATATAGGTTACCTTTGACCATTTTCGAGAAATAGAGGaacaaaaactcaaaaaaaggaaagcaaaaaaaaaatacatacttGGCCAAAGGTATATCCGGCACCCCTAGGTGAAATGCCCCATCCGCACCGATCATCAGGGTCGGACCACAAAAGATCACACATAGGTCCCTCATGAGGAACTTCTTGAACACGGTCAAAGTTTCGTATGTTATCCAGTGTTTCAATGGATGGAGATAACCCACCATGGAGACAGAAAATTTCAGATTCAACCTTCAAAACAACAGAAAGTCAGCAGCTAAGAACCATTAACAAAAACGATGAGGGTCGGACCTCCGTGCCGGACAAAGGTACTTCATCGAGAATGATGCATAACAAAGAATCACTGTTTAAAATTTGTGCACCTCATTGAAAACATTGTGGAAGTAAAACAATCAACCGGTGATGGAACGTGGTACTGAGTGTATAATTACTGAAAGCACATCCTAATATCCTAATTTTGAGCAGCCAACAACATAGAACTTTACAGAAAGGTCATTCGAAACAACATCAaacggtaaataattaaattatactaaCCAATGCTGTTAGTGGAAAATAATCAAACAGATCAGTGAAGATCTTCCAAACGTTGGCACTGCCGTACCTGAAGATGGAAAAGCAAAAATTATCCTCAAAGAAAGaccaaaaaaattaactaaatagaAGCTTACTAATCCAAACAGTCAATAGAAAACAATTTACATATGTAATAGGACCAGTGTATATATATACCCTAGTGTAACAGAGAATGTAGTCCCAGGCTATTTTAACTATGTAATTGTTTTTAAACTAGTTCATTGCCCATTTGTGTCATCAAGAAATATACACAACATGCCACCCTAACAAAGCTTACGTGAAAAGTTGTTtgtgttaaaaaagaaaaatctgGCAGCTATTGAAAAAATGGCATACATCTAAATCAAactactaatttaaaaaaatccaCATCAACCTGTCCCTATCCTATCTGTTTGCCAGAAAAGGATCATGCATCAAAGCTGCAAACGAACAACAAAACATGACCTTCAGAACCCTTGTATTATTGATGAAAAGATAGAACAGGGAGGAAAGATCACCAGCAATAATAGTTTATAGTCGAAATAAAGAAAGTCCAACCGCAATCTAAACTTTCAAAATGAATGCATTTCTGCATTGGCAATAAGCTTATATAGAGATTATAAGATACTCACTTCCTTAGGCACTCATCATAAAACCCATACACTTGAGTAATCTGCATTTTCAACATAAAACAATCATCGGAAaattaaaacgaaaaaaaaaatcaactggATAAATAAGttgcaaagaaaaatgaaaaatgatggCGATAATTCATGTTTTTCCTATATGCATTACAGCTTATAACAAGAACACTGACAAATTATTCCTGCTTAGAAAGCTCTAACAAGCAAAGTTCAGGACTGAAACATACATCATGAAGAATCATTTAGGAACAAAGCATACCTGACGGCTCTCATGATTTCCCCTCAGAATAGTTATCCGTTGGGGGTAACGCACTTTGAGAGCTACCAAGAGCTGAACAAAAGTCAATCACAAGCAAATCATGAGTTGCAACCACAACTGAACATAATTGCAACTAATTAAGGTGAATATGAACATAACCAGGAAAAAGGTTGAAATGTTCAGGTTTCATATATAGAACTATTATTAGTAAAAAGAACATAACcaggaaaaagaaaaactaaaacagTCCAGGTGAAACATCTAAAAAGCTGAAAATGAAAGATAGAAACGCATACTTACTGTTACAGTTTCAACTGAATAGTAACCACGATCAACATAATCTCCCATGAACAAGTAATTTGTATCTGGACACTGAAAAGAAAATTTGCAGCAAaaactaaatattaaaaataaacaaataaaaaataaaagaaacatagtGATATTCCATCTAACCCCATCCCACAAACATGAAAATCTACTGCACAGAATAATAACTGGATGTGCATGATAGCTGCGATTGTGATTTATGAATGTTTGCTGAAGACTAGACAGAGAACAAAATactgcatgcatctcaaagagtTCACCACAGTCAACATCACATTTGAAACAGAAAACTGCAACCTGAACAAGAAAAATTACCTTCCCCCCAATTCGAAAAAGCTCAGCAAGATCATGAAATTGCCCATGAATATCACCACATATTGTAACAGGACTTTTCACAGGCTGTGTTGCACCAAACACAAAAACATTCAAGTCATAATCAGTCCATCAACCATGGACTAatggaaacaaaatagaaatgtgtTGACAGAGGTGGTAATGGATGATAAGGCACACCTGAACATTGCTTTCATCCATCAGTATCTCCTTAGCCTTATCACATAATACCCTAACCTAATTCATAAAGAACGAGATCAGGTAACAATAACTTCAAAAGTCTatgaaaaaatcaaaaagaaaattgattATCATTTAAAAGGAGGGATGAACAACTACGAGTCCTAGCAAGCCATAAATAATCACATTGACAGGTATAAAGAATGTAAACAAAATTAGGCAACTTGAAGATGCAAGGCACACTCAAACTTAGGGATAAAGAAAACACCTGTCCCTTGCAAAAAAAGGTTGCtaatttctataaaattttaaaaatataaactaaaataaataaataaacatgacGATTTCAAAGAAATAGTCTTAATGACTTCAAAACCAATAATTCTCGTAGCAAACTTTGAATTGTTAATTCCACTTCATTGCCAAATATATTAAGAAGACCAAGCATTATTAACATTATTACACTCTAGCATGAAGTTTCCTACATTTCCATCACCATGGGGAGTTATAAAAAGACAGTAAGTTGATCTTGAAAAGGAcacattagttttttattttcttgattgAAAATGCATCTGACACAaagataaacaaaaaaaaaagcctaC is a window of Gossypium hirsutum isolate 1008001.06 chromosome D08, Gossypium_hirsutum_v2.1, whole genome shotgun sequence DNA encoding:
- the LOC121220150 gene encoding serine/threonine-protein phosphatase PP2A-2 catalytic subunit, which encodes MTSSVDSNSHGNLDEQISQLMQCKPLAEQEVRVLCDKAKEILMDESNVQPVKSPVTICGDIHGQFHDLAELFRIGGKCPDTNYLFMGDYVDRGYYSVETVTLLVALKVRYPQRITILRGNHESRQITQVYGFYDECLRKYGSANVWKIFTDLFDYFPLTALVESEIFCLHGGLSPSIETLDNIRNFDRVQEVPHEGPMCDLLWSDPDDRCGWGISPRGAGYTFGQDISEQFNHTNSLKLIARAHQLVMEGYNWGHEQKVVTIFSAPNYCYRCGNMASILEVDDCQGHTFIQFEPAPRRGEPDVTRRTPDYFL